GGATTTTTTTCACAAAACCCCCCGAAAGATCAGGCAATTCTACGAATGAATATAACTTTTATTAGTTGTTATATGCAGTTAAGAGGGCAGGAGAATAAAAATACGTTTTTCAAGCACGGCGGATTGTGATACGATGAATGAACGAATATATTCCTTTGTCATATAAATTTTATGGATTCATTAGGGATGGTTGTATAAGGAGGCTGCGAACAATGGGATCAATCGATCGCATTTTGAATAAAGCGCTCCAGGGTGAACGCCTTGGGCTTGAAGATACGGTCAGACTGTTTGAGAGCAACGAAATTGAGAAAATGGGCGCTGCGGCGGATGTCATTATGAAAAGATGGCATCCCGAGCCGATAACGACGTTCGTCATTGGCCGCAACATAAATTATACAAATATATGCGATGTGTACTGCCGGTTTTGCGCGTTTTACCGCAGACCCGGTTCAGAAGAAGGCTATGTTCTGCCGGATGAGACGATTTTTGACAAAATCAGAGAAACCGTGGCCGTGGATGGAACCGAGATCCTGATGCAGGGCGGTACGAATCCCAATTTGCCGTTTGATTATTATACGAACCTGCTGCGTAACATCAAAGAGCGATTCCCCGGCATCACGATGCATTCCTTCTCCCCTGCGGAGATCATGAAGATGAAGGAGATCTCGGGGCTGTCCCTGGAGGAGACGGTGCGCCAGATTCATGCGGCAGGTCTCGATTCGCTGCCGGGAGGCGGCGCGGAAATCCTGGACAACCGCACTCGGCGCAAGATCAGCCGACTGAAGGGCTCGTGGCATGACTGGATGGACGTGATGCGGACAGCGCACCGGATCGGCATGAATACGACGGCAACAATGGTAATCGGCCTTGGCGAGAGCATGGAGGAACGCGCGCTGCATCTTCTCCGTGTGCGTGAAGCCCAGGACGAGTGCATTGAGCATAACTACAACTCGGAAGGGTTCCTGGCATTTATCTCCTGGACATTTCAGCCGGATAATACGAACCTTAAGCTGGACAGACAGACGCCTGAGGAATATCTCAAGACTGTCGCGGTCAGCCGGCTTGTGCTTGACAACATCAAGAACTTCCAATCCTCCTGGGTGACAATGGGCCCGGAGGTTGGCAAGCTGTCGCTGCAATACGGCTGCAACGATTTCGGCAGCACGATGATCGAGGAGAATGTCGTGTCCTCGGCGGGGGCGACGTACAAGGTCAACATCGAGTCGATCCTGCAAATCATCCGCGAGGCCGGCAAAATCCCGGCGACGCGCAACACACAATACGATATTCTGAAAGTATTCGACGACGTCTCCGCCAAAGTGCAGAGCGATTTTGTGATGCAGAACTGATAGGGGCAAGCAAACAGCCCGAGGCCGCTGAGGCTTCGGGCTGTTTGCGCTGAAGCTAGTGCCGGGTAAAGGGACAGCTTCGGCGGATAATTCGGACAGGGCAGCTTTCGGCCATAAGCGGCGAAGGCTGCCCTGTGCGACGTTGTAGGGCAGAATCTTAACGAAAATCTATTCGGCGGCTTCCCATTTGCAGC
This region of Paenibacillus sp. URB8-2 genomic DNA includes:
- the mqnC gene encoding cyclic dehypoxanthinyl futalosine synthase, producing the protein MGSIDRILNKALQGERLGLEDTVRLFESNEIEKMGAAADVIMKRWHPEPITTFVIGRNINYTNICDVYCRFCAFYRRPGSEEGYVLPDETIFDKIRETVAVDGTEILMQGGTNPNLPFDYYTNLLRNIKERFPGITMHSFSPAEIMKMKEISGLSLEETVRQIHAAGLDSLPGGGAEILDNRTRRKISRLKGSWHDWMDVMRTAHRIGMNTTATMVIGLGESMEERALHLLRVREAQDECIEHNYNSEGFLAFISWTFQPDNTNLKLDRQTPEEYLKTVAVSRLVLDNIKNFQSSWVTMGPEVGKLSLQYGCNDFGSTMIEENVVSSAGATYKVNIESILQIIREAGKIPATRNTQYDILKVFDDVSAKVQSDFVMQN